A stretch of the Asticcacaulis sp. ZE23SCel15 genome encodes the following:
- a CDS encoding Yip1 family protein, with translation MNTVEDNDTAATSLVARIRNILLQPSVEWDKIALETTTAKEVFSRYVLILAAIPALASLIGSQVFGVNAFLFSVKPPLWQSAMTAVLVYGLSLVSVWVLSLVINALTPTFQGEKNPAQAYKVAAYSNTPGWLAGIFSLIPHLGVLGLLGLYGIYLLYRGLPRLMKSPVEKSTTFTLAVVVVGIVVNLVLFAVVAPVMGLVSGAGANIAANAPSEVTINGKTVDVTGLEAAARKMEDAAEKMQNPEAVKVVDPNVLEGLMPAMVAGAARGEVTTSANSAGQYSGSSAEAQYLIEDGNLNVKVTDIGAMGAMAALGTAMNVNSSRKVGEFYEKITTENGRLVSESYDADTKHGKYSVLVAERILIEAEGDNVEMATLKSAVDAVGVTRAEKLIE, from the coding sequence ATGAACACGGTCGAAGACAACGATACAGCCGCCACGTCGCTTGTGGCGCGCATCCGTAATATCCTGCTCCAGCCGTCGGTGGAATGGGATAAAATCGCTCTGGAGACGACGACCGCGAAAGAGGTATTCAGCCGCTATGTGCTGATATTGGCCGCTATCCCGGCTCTGGCAAGCCTGATCGGCAGTCAGGTTTTTGGCGTCAATGCCTTCCTGTTCAGCGTTAAACCGCCCCTCTGGCAGTCGGCCATGACGGCGGTGCTGGTTTACGGGTTGTCGCTGGTGTCGGTGTGGGTTTTGTCACTGGTTATCAATGCCCTGACCCCGACTTTTCAGGGCGAAAAGAATCCGGCACAGGCCTATAAGGTTGCGGCCTACAGCAATACGCCGGGGTGGCTGGCCGGTATTTTCAGCCTGATCCCGCATCTGGGGGTGTTGGGCCTGCTGGGGCTTTACGGCATTTATCTGCTCTATCGGGGGTTGCCCCGTCTAATGAAATCGCCGGTCGAAAAATCAACGACCTTTACGCTGGCCGTGGTGGTGGTGGGGATTGTCGTTAATCTGGTGCTGTTTGCGGTGGTGGCCCCTGTCATGGGGCTGGTCAGCGGGGCCGGAGCCAATATCGCCGCCAATGCCCCTTCCGAAGTGACGATTAACGGCAAAACCGTCGATGTGACGGGCCTTGAGGCCGCCGCGCGCAAGATGGAAGACGCTGCCGAAAAGATGCAGAACCCCGAGGCGGTCAAGGTTGTGGACCCCAACGTCCTCGAAGGCCTGATGCCGGCGATGGTGGCGGGTGCTGCGCGCGGTGAAGTGACCACCAGCGCCAATTCGGCCGGGCAATATTCCGGCTCAAGCGCCGAGGCTCAGTATCTGATCGAAGACGGCAATCTCAACGTCAAGGTCACCGATATTGGGGCCATGGGCGCCATGGCGGCGCTCGGCACGGCCATGAACGTCAATTCCAGCCGCAAGGTCGGTGAGTTTTACGAGAAAATCACTACTGAGAACGGCCGGTTAGTCTCGGAATCCTATGATGCCGACACCAAGCACGGCAAATATTCGGTTCTGGTGGCGGAGCGGATTCTGATTGAGGCCGAGGGCGACAATGTCGAGATGGCCACCCTGAAAAGTGCGGTGGATGCGGTCGGTGTTACCCGCGCCGAAAAGCTCATTGAATAG
- a CDS encoding glutathione S-transferase family protein — translation MYNLYIANKNYSSWSLRPWVLLSELGIEFVEHMNFFKGGYGKNTEFLKFSPTGLVPCLVEHSVTVWDSLAIAEYVYEQHPSVWPKDRAARAWARSAAAEMHSGFSAIRNVCSMNCGVRIKLREVTPALQKDLDRLEALWQEGLKRYGGPYLAGDKFTAVDAFFCPVAFRVRSYGLKLSPKSAAYVERLLDMESMQNWYAAALAEKARDPDHEAELEVAGDLIADYRAQPESV, via the coding sequence ATGTACAATCTCTATATCGCCAATAAAAACTATTCGTCATGGTCGCTGCGCCCCTGGGTTCTGTTAAGCGAGTTGGGTATCGAGTTTGTCGAGCATATGAACTTCTTCAAAGGCGGTTACGGCAAAAATACTGAATTTCTTAAGTTCTCACCGACCGGCCTTGTGCCCTGCCTGGTCGAGCACAGCGTGACGGTGTGGGATTCCCTGGCGATTGCCGAATATGTCTATGAGCAGCACCCGTCCGTCTGGCCCAAGGACCGTGCCGCGCGCGCATGGGCGCGGTCTGCCGCCGCCGAAATGCATTCGGGATTTTCGGCTATACGCAACGTCTGCTCGATGAACTGCGGCGTGCGCATCAAACTGCGCGAGGTCACTCCCGCTCTGCAAAAGGATCTCGACCGGCTGGAGGCCCTGTGGCAGGAGGGGCTGAAGCGCTATGGCGGGCCTTATCTCGCCGGTGATAAGTTCACCGCCGTCGATGCTTTTTTCTGTCCGGTAGCCTTCCGGGTGCGCAGCTATGGCCTTAAGCTGTCGCCCAAATCAGCCGCCTATGTCGAACGCCTGCTGGATATGGAGTCGATGCAGAACTGGTACGCAGCCGCTCTGGCCGAAAAGGCCCGCGATCCGGACCATGAGGCCGAGCTTGAGGTCGCCGGTGATCTCATTGCCGACTACCGCGCCCAACCTGAATCTGTATAG
- a CDS encoding PAS domain-containing protein yields the protein MLLETEADLVMVLGAAAGILLFLALACGVIATLKTFQVRQFQTLLHNSDRKVDNLERRIFNVLNAVPVALVETDLTGKFTFANKAAHQLLGRKDSELIGLRFHSATWGITYPDGRMIPPDLLPIARTLRGQTVKGFQHMLAHPVTRGKVMISVTSMPIVSPHGEITGSSAAFVEIESQAGEGIGDITGVWRGHWFTAASVPFWGLDLAGKVLDLNGAAVDVLSTTRDDSLGQSWAQSFVSDTDFQRAVDYLAQVQADAAAHHPPAPQSLSLKRADGTAQTVMVSAWKVRTPDGADQGLTVMAVPAPASLAAPSAELATPQLDDDAAQALEDLRQAETARADLGVGVWVYDRDADTIVEDEGMRRLIGRETPGGPTLISDEDQAIADKAFAALMAGETDTLDIELRVGPADQPLRWINLKGRADTRDDGTRDVSGIALDISGYRTQIVDVAAPTEPAETIEQIEAQLRPALEAELLNRAESDIAGQIDAAITSERTRMEQVMAEAVSEVQGAATAEAQAALMAEIEALKARPEPEPAPEPVPSPSARDVAQTLSKLTRYWTLRSGKPTLISLSADWHDLTGLMAHEFMGEGFLDCVHPDDQAELFDTLKSFMTGSRGGQISYRVRNTEGNFVRLMEQITPAFEGGVFDGLIGMAFEIEHLMPAPVTEAEAMLEPTPEPVITAVDTTELARLRDELDDLRQSLNSAIASKASLEEKARKLDDALQQAQKYETAGRLTFNVANDFGQMLHVINGALDMMQKQSNNPENIRRLSQAALVAGKRGERLTRQLQAFTQSDED from the coding sequence ATGTTGCTGGAGACTGAAGCCGATCTGGTGATGGTGCTGGGTGCCGCCGCCGGTATTCTTCTGTTTCTGGCGCTGGCCTGCGGCGTTATCGCGACATTGAAAACCTTTCAGGTGCGTCAGTTCCAGACCCTGTTGCATAATTCAGACCGCAAGGTCGATAACTTAGAGCGCCGCATTTTCAACGTGCTCAATGCCGTGCCGGTGGCGCTGGTCGAAACTGACCTGACCGGAAAATTCACCTTTGCCAATAAGGCCGCCCATCAGTTGCTGGGCCGCAAGGACTCTGAACTGATCGGGCTTAGGTTTCACTCGGCGACCTGGGGGATCACCTATCCCGACGGGCGGATGATCCCGCCGGACCTGCTGCCGATCGCTCGCACCCTGCGCGGCCAGACGGTTAAGGGCTTTCAGCACATGCTGGCCCATCCGGTCACACGCGGTAAGGTCATGATCTCGGTCACCTCCATGCCGATCGTCAGTCCCCACGGCGAAATCACCGGCTCAAGTGCCGCCTTTGTCGAAATCGAATCCCAGGCCGGCGAAGGCATTGGCGACATTACCGGCGTGTGGCGCGGCCACTGGTTTACCGCCGCCTCTGTGCCATTCTGGGGCCTTGATCTGGCCGGTAAGGTGCTGGATCTCAATGGGGCCGCGGTCGATGTTTTGTCGACCACCCGCGACGACAGTCTGGGACAAAGCTGGGCCCAAAGCTTCGTCAGCGATACAGATTTTCAGCGCGCCGTCGATTATTTGGCGCAGGTTCAGGCCGATGCCGCCGCCCATCACCCGCCCGCCCCGCAGAGCCTCAGCCTGAAACGTGCCGATGGCACGGCGCAGACGGTTATGGTCAGCGCGTGGAAGGTACGCACGCCAGACGGCGCCGATCAGGGCCTGACGGTCATGGCCGTGCCTGCGCCCGCATCCTTAGCCGCACCCAGTGCTGAACTGGCCACGCCCCAACTGGATGATGACGCAGCACAGGCGCTTGAAGATCTGCGTCAGGCCGAAACCGCCCGCGCCGATCTGGGGGTCGGGGTGTGGGTCTATGATCGCGACGCCGACACCATTGTTGAAGACGAAGGCATGCGCCGCCTGATTGGCCGCGAAACCCCAGGCGGGCCGACCCTGATTTCCGATGAAGATCAGGCCATTGCCGATAAGGCCTTTGCCGCCCTGATGGCGGGTGAGACCGATACTCTGGATATCGAACTGCGGGTCGGTCCGGCCGATCAGCCCCTGCGCTGGATCAACCTCAAGGGCCGCGCCGACACCCGCGACGATGGCACCCGCGACGTGTCGGGCATAGCGCTCGACATTAGCGGCTACCGGACGCAGATCGTTGACGTGGCGGCCCCCACGGAGCCTGCTGAAACCATCGAGCAGATCGAAGCCCAACTCAGACCCGCCCTTGAGGCCGAACTGTTGAACCGGGCCGAAAGCGATATTGCCGGGCAGATTGACGCGGCCATAACCTCTGAGCGCACCCGCATGGAGCAGGTCATGGCCGAGGCCGTGTCTGAGGTGCAAGGTGCCGCTACCGCAGAGGCGCAAGCCGCCCTGATGGCCGAAATCGAGGCCCTGAAAGCCAGACCCGAACCAGAGCCTGCGCCAGAGCCGGTGCCATCGCCATCCGCCAGAGATGTGGCGCAAACCTTATCTAAACTGACACGGTACTGGACATTACGCAGCGGCAAGCCGACCCTGATCAGCCTGTCAGCCGACTGGCATGACCTGACCGGATTAATGGCTCACGAATTTATGGGCGAAGGCTTCCTCGACTGCGTGCACCCTGACGATCAGGCCGAACTGTTTGATACGCTCAAAAGCTTTATGACCGGCAGCCGCGGCGGCCAGATCAGCTACCGTGTGCGCAATACTGAGGGCAACTTTGTGCGCCTCATGGAACAGATCACGCCTGCGTTTGAAGGCGGCGTCTTTGATGGCCTGATCGGCATGGCGTTTGAGATCGAACATTTGATGCCAGCGCCTGTGACCGAAGCCGAAGCGATGCTCGAACCGACACCCGAACCGGTTATCACAGCCGTGGATACCACCGAGCTTGCCAGGCTGCGCGACGAACTTGACGATCTGCGCCAATCTCTCAATTCGGCCATCGCCAGCAAGGCCTCGCTTGAGGAAAAAGCGCGCAAACTGGATGACGCCCTGCAACAGGCCCAAAAATATGAAACGGCAGGTCGTCTGACCTTTAATGTCGCCAATGATTTCGGCCAGATGCTGCATGTCATCAATGGCGCGCTCGACATGATGCAAAAGCAGTCGAACAATCCTGAGAACATCCGCCGCTTGTCGCAAGCCGCCCTTGTGGCTGGCAAACGGGGCGAGCGCCTGACCCGCCAGTTGCAGGCCTTTACGCAATCGGATGAAGACTAG
- the rimK gene encoding 30S ribosomal protein S6--L-glutamate ligase, translating into MRIALLTQDASNYSSRAIIEAAQSRDHVIEAITTSRCYMNINVLRPEVHYDGKPLPQFDVIIPRIGVPMTSYGLAVVRQFETTGAYCLNRSNAIAASRDKLHALQVLARKGIPMPVTAFAKSPKDTDYVVDLVGGAPLVVKLTKGAQGRGVVLADTRLAASSVISAFRDLDAELLTQEFIKEADGEDLRCFVIGHKVVAAMMRRAKIGDFRANLHQGGDALSVDISPEEAQIAVKAARALGLQVAGVDILRSKTGPKVLEVNSSPGLQGIEKASGVKVADLIIGHIEGRMRPIQRLGAKSPRLLRRE; encoded by the coding sequence TTGCGGATCGCGCTACTCACTCAGGACGCCAGTAACTATTCCAGCCGCGCCATTATCGAGGCCGCCCAAAGCCGCGACCACGTCATTGAGGCCATCACCACCTCGCGCTGCTATATGAACATCAATGTCCTGCGCCCGGAAGTCCATTACGACGGCAAGCCATTGCCGCAGTTCGATGTGATAATCCCGCGCATTGGCGTGCCGATGACCAGCTATGGACTGGCGGTCGTGCGGCAGTTTGAAACCACCGGCGCCTATTGTCTGAACCGCTCCAACGCCATTGCCGCCTCACGTGATAAACTTCATGCCCTGCAGGTTCTGGCGCGCAAGGGCATCCCCATGCCGGTGACCGCCTTTGCCAAGTCCCCCAAGGATACCGACTATGTGGTCGATCTGGTCGGCGGTGCGCCGCTGGTGGTCAAGCTGACCAAAGGGGCGCAGGGGCGTGGCGTGGTGCTGGCCGATACTCGCCTCGCGGCCTCATCCGTAATCTCCGCCTTCCGCGACCTTGATGCCGAATTGCTGACGCAGGAGTTTATCAAGGAAGCCGACGGCGAAGACCTGAGATGCTTTGTCATTGGCCACAAGGTCGTGGCAGCCATGATGCGCCGCGCCAAGATCGGCGATTTCCGCGCCAATCTCCATCAGGGCGGCGACGCGCTCAGTGTGGACATTTCGCCCGAAGAGGCTCAGATTGCGGTAAAGGCCGCCCGTGCTTTAGGCTTACAGGTCGCGGGCGTCGATATTTTACGTTCCAAAACCGGCCCGAAGGTCTTAGAGGTCAATTCCTCACCCGGCCTGCAAGGCATCGAAAAGGCATCGGGTGTTAAGGTCGCCGACCTGATCATCGGTCACATAGAGGGCCGGATGCGGCCGATACAGCGTTTGGGGGCCAAAAGCCCAAGGTTATTGCGGAGAGAGTAA
- a CDS encoding Smr/MutS family protein, with protein sequence MAKGSKSEDQKLWALVTATVRPYISRKISRKIAPAKPSEPEVVKVRDMPDMIAKPLPRPEVLTPFKIGDAIKPDGGYRLVRATSFEPDPIEPKRKRRLTRERDPIEARLDLHGLTQIAAEARLKAFVSQAYANDYRAILVITGKGMAENGILKRNAPEWLADPAMAHMVAGISQAHARHGGSGALYVALKKRQR encoded by the coding sequence GTGGCGAAGGGCTCAAAAAGCGAAGATCAAAAGCTTTGGGCCCTGGTGACCGCAACCGTGCGGCCTTATATTTCGCGCAAAATCTCCCGCAAAATAGCCCCCGCCAAACCCTCCGAACCCGAAGTGGTTAAGGTTCGTGATATGCCGGACATGATCGCTAAACCGCTGCCCAGACCCGAAGTCCTGACGCCGTTTAAAATCGGTGATGCCATTAAGCCTGACGGCGGCTATCGTCTGGTGCGGGCGACATCGTTTGAGCCCGATCCGATTGAGCCCAAGCGCAAGCGCCGCCTCACCCGCGAACGCGACCCGATCGAGGCCCGCCTTGACCTGCACGGTCTCACCCAGATCGCCGCTGAGGCCCGCCTGAAAGCCTTTGTGAGCCAAGCCTATGCCAATGATTACCGCGCCATTCTGGTCATTACCGGCAAAGGTATGGCTGAAAACGGCATCCTCAAACGCAATGCGCCGGAATGGCTGGCCGATCCGGCCATGGCCCACATGGTCGCCGGCATCTCACAGGCCCATGCCCGCCACGGCGGTTCCGGCGCGCTGTATGTGGCGCTTAAGAAGCGGCAGCGCTAA
- a CDS encoding glycoside hydrolase family 97 protein — protein sequence MVISASIVRGCALSFGLLCAAQVSADTFTAASPDQRNRIEVTLTDKGLTYAVSRNGKAVITPSSLGLTLQNRPPFGTSIGAGGFTLVDQKTTSGADQFTLPVGKVKSVNARYNQTEFTYRAASGDVKTLKLIVRAYDDGVALRYVIPKQDGVGAFDLQDEMTAFNFAADYDCWGLNQGRFENSFEGEHDAIKASQMRVFHLFQAPVVCDTGDAAFAIAESGLKAYPGAYYTALSDASYGVKVVLTPRKDNDPGARFNTRAARIDATNGFETPWRVIMLGDQPGNLIDSNLINALGEPSVVKDTSWIKPGLSAWDWWNGNDFPLPAPHNANGQKSGMNTATYKAYTDFAAELGLEYILIDEGWSVGSTVEPNAAADITKPKPEMDMAEIIAYAKSKGVGVWIWLQWQQLDNQMDEALATYERWGIKGIKVDFLNRNDQEIMDYYQRLLTKTAQHKLMVDLHGAFPPAGLTRTYPHYMTQEGVLGAENNKWSRRITAHHNIMLAYTRGLLGPMDYTQGGFRHATPAEFPAKQSFINPYVMTTRGAALAMYVVYESPFGMVSDSPPAYRKADGTWEDGVDFIKAVPASWDETRFVAGEIGQSVIIARRSGKDWYIGAMTDDQAREVTVPLGFLGDGAYGAKLWQDGATISTLNVTDSKVDKAGSVTLKLAANGGAVVKISPAGKKK from the coding sequence ATGGTAATATCTGCCTCAATAGTGCGCGGGTGCGCCTTAAGTTTCGGTCTGCTGTGCGCCGCGCAAGTCTCGGCGGACACCTTCACCGCCGCCTCGCCCGATCAGCGCAACCGGATCGAGGTGACCCTGACCGATAAGGGTTTGACCTATGCCGTCAGCCGCAATGGCAAGGCCGTCATTACGCCCTCAAGCCTTGGTCTCACCCTGCAAAACCGTCCGCCATTTGGTACCTCCATCGGGGCGGGCGGGTTTACGTTAGTCGATCAGAAAACAACCTCTGGTGCGGATCAGTTTACGCTTCCTGTCGGCAAGGTAAAGTCAGTAAACGCCCGGTATAATCAAACTGAGTTTACCTATAGGGCGGCCAGCGGCGATGTGAAAACCTTGAAACTGATCGTGCGCGCCTATGATGACGGGGTGGCGCTGCGGTATGTGATCCCGAAACAGGACGGCGTGGGGGCGTTCGACCTTCAGGATGAGATGACGGCGTTTAATTTTGCCGCGGATTATGACTGCTGGGGCCTGAACCAAGGCCGGTTCGAGAACAGTTTTGAAGGCGAACATGACGCCATCAAAGCGTCTCAGATGCGGGTGTTTCACCTGTTCCAGGCCCCCGTCGTGTGCGATACCGGCGATGCCGCCTTTGCGATTGCGGAGTCGGGCCTCAAGGCCTATCCCGGTGCCTACTATACCGCACTGAGCGACGCCAGTTACGGTGTTAAGGTCGTGCTGACCCCGCGCAAGGATAATGACCCCGGCGCACGCTTTAACACCCGTGCCGCTCGTATCGACGCGACCAATGGTTTTGAAACGCCGTGGCGGGTGATCATGTTGGGCGATCAGCCCGGAAACCTGATTGACTCCAACCTGATCAATGCGTTGGGTGAGCCATCGGTGGTCAAGGATACGTCATGGATCAAGCCGGGATTATCCGCCTGGGACTGGTGGAACGGCAATGATTTTCCTTTGCCTGCGCCCCACAATGCGAACGGCCAAAAATCGGGGATGAATACCGCGACCTATAAGGCCTACACCGATTTCGCGGCCGAGCTGGGGCTGGAATATATCCTGATCGACGAAGGCTGGTCGGTGGGATCGACGGTCGAGCCCAATGCGGCCGCCGACATCACCAAGCCCAAGCCTGAGATGGATATGGCTGAGATCATCGCTTACGCCAAATCCAAGGGCGTGGGGGTGTGGATCTGGCTGCAATGGCAGCAACTCGACAACCAGATGGATGAGGCGCTGGCGACCTATGAGCGCTGGGGCATTAAGGGCATCAAGGTCGATTTCCTGAACCGCAATGATCAGGAGATCATGGACTATTATCAGCGCCTCCTGACCAAGACCGCGCAACACAAACTGATGGTCGATCTGCACGGGGCGTTCCCGCCGGCGGGGCTGACGCGCACCTATCCGCACTATATGACGCAGGAAGGCGTGTTGGGTGCGGAGAACAATAAATGGAGCCGCCGGATCACCGCGCACCACAACATCATGCTGGCCTATACCCGCGGGCTTTTGGGGCCGATGGACTATACGCAGGGCGGGTTCCGTCATGCGACACCGGCTGAGTTTCCGGCCAAACAAAGCTTTATCAACCCCTATGTCATGACGACGCGCGGGGCGGCCTTGGCCATGTATGTGGTTTATGAAAGCCCGTTTGGCATGGTCTCGGATTCGCCGCCGGCTTATCGCAAAGCTGATGGGACATGGGAGGACGGTGTTGATTTTATCAAGGCCGTTCCGGCGTCATGGGACGAAACGCGCTTTGTGGCCGGTGAGATTGGCCAGAGTGTGATCATCGCCCGCCGGTCGGGTAAGGACTGGTATATTGGCGCCATGACTGACGATCAGGCCCGCGAGGTGACGGTGCCGCTGGGGTTTTTGGGTGATGGTGCGTATGGCGCCAAACTCTGGCAGGATGGGGCGACCATTTCGACTCTGAATGTGACCGATTCTAAGGTGGATAAGGCGGGTTCAGTGACATTGAAACTCGCGGCCAATGGCGGCGCGGTGGTCAAGATCAGCCCGGCTGGGAAAAAGAAGTAA